The region GGCCACCGTGAGCGCGCCCGCGGCCCCGGCCCCTAAGGCCGCGCCGCCGGCTGCCAAGCCGCCTACGCCTGCTCCGCCTCCGCCGCCGGTGGCCGCGCCCAGCCCGGCGCCAGCCCCCACGGCGCCCACCCCCGCGCCGGCTCCGGCCAAGGCGGACAAACCCGCCGCCCTCAAGCTGGCTCCGGGCCAGAAGGTGAACCTCAACACCGCCACCAAGGAGGAGCTGGAGGCCCTGCCGGAGATCGGCCCGGTGAAGGCCCAGGCCATTATCGACAACCGGCCCTATCAAAAGATTGAGGACGTCATGAAGGTCAAGGGCATCAAGGAGGAGACCTTCAAGGCCATCCAGGATTACATCACGGTGAAGTGAGAGGGGAGTGCAACCCCAGGGGAGGATGGACGGGGTGCGGTCAAGCTGCGGGCCTTTCTCCCGGTTCCAGGAAACCGGGAGGGACTTGCCGGCAAGGCAAAGGTCCCGGCCCGTCGCCCCCCTAACCGGCGTCCTTCCCATCCGCTCACCATAAGCAAGCCAGGGAGCCGGTGCTCCCTAAGTAAATATTAAATAGCGAGGGAAGCGGTGATGAAACGGTGTCTGGTGTTGTTGGTGGTGTTGGTGTTTGCCGCCTCCGCGGCCTGGGCCGCCGCGCCCAAGACCTATCAGGTCACCGGGCCGGTGCTGTCCCTGACGGACGACCTCATCGTGGTGCAGAAAGGCAAGGAAAAGTGGGAAATCGCCCGCACCAAGGACACCCAGGTGAAGGGCGACCTAAAGGTGGGGGCCAAGGTGACCATTCAATACCGCATGACAGCCACGGACGTGGAAGTCAAGGCCCCGGCCAAGGAAGCCAAGCCCAAGGAAAGCAAGAAGAAATAACCCAGCGCGAGCCTGAGAAAAGTTTCGGGGAGGCTGCCTCAAGCCTCCCCTTTGTTTTGGGGATCAACCCTCTGAGGGGTGGGGAATACCGGCCCTCCTATCCGCTCCAAACCCTGAGTCCCGGGGAATGGGGGGATATCGGCGGCCCTTCCACGCCTTGGTGGCCCGGCGGGACGGTAAGCACAACCGCCTGATAAAAGGGGGGATGGCCAATTCGAGGGCTTCACGGCGACTTTCGCAAAGACCACAACGCCAAGGGGAGAGTACAAGGACAGGACCCAGTGGTAGGTTATCCCAACTATTATGGGTATAATTTCAATCAGATAAGCACATAGCATGGGCAGCCGGCACCGGCTCAGAGATGAGATAATCATGCCCGACCTCAGGGCCCTGGCCGCACTGGTAAGAAAACTGGATGACCAGATCGCGATGTGCATGCGCTGCGGCATGTGCCAGGCGGTGTGCCCCCTGTTTGCCGAAACCGGCCGGGAAGCCGACGTGGCCCGGGGCAAGCTGGCCCTGCTGGACGGCCTGGCCCGGGAGCTCTTCTCCCGCCCCCAGGCGGTGCAGGACCGCCTGAGCCGGTGCCTGCTGTGCGGCTCCTGCGCCGCTCACTGCCCCAGCGGCGTCAAGGTGCTGGACATCTTTTTCCAGGCCCGGGCCATTTTGGCGGGGTATCTGGGCCTGCCCGCCTGGAAGCGGGCCCTCTTCCGGGGCCTGCTGGCCCGGCCCGGCCTCTTTCACCGCATCCTGGACTGGGGAAGCAGACTCCAGGGCATCTTCATCCGGCCGGTGGACGATCTGGTGGGGTCCTCCTGCGCCCGGTTTCTTTCGCCCCTCTTGCAGGACCGCCACTTCAAGCCCCTGGCCCCGGAGCCTTTCCACCGGCTGGTGCCGGCCCGGGACAGCGCCCCCGGCGCGGCCGGCCTGAAGGTCGCCCTGTTTGTGGGCTGCCTCATCGACAAGATCTTCCCCCAGGTGGGCCAGGACGCCCTCACCGTCCTGGAACACCACGGGGTGGGAGTCTATCTGCCCCCGGAGCAGGGCTGCTGCGGTATTCCGGCCCTGGCCGGCGGCGACCTCGAGGCTTTCCACCGCCTGGTGCGGCATCACCTGACCCTGTTCGGCGACCGGCCCTATGATTACCTGGTCACCGCCTGCGCCACCTGCGCCGCCACCCTGCGCCAGCTGTGGCCCATGTTGACCCAGGACTATCCCGAGGCCCAGCGGCACCAGATCGCCCGCCTGGCGGCGCGGACCCTGGACCTCAGCCAGTTCCTGGTGCAGCAGGTGGGCCTCAAGAGCGGGCTTCCTTCCCAAGGAAGCGAGCCGGTGCCCCTTACTTACCACGATCCCTGCCACCTGAAAAAGTCCCTGGGGGTGGCGGCGGAGCCCCGGGCCCTCATTGCCGCCAACCCCGCCTACCGGCTCACGGAGATGGCCGAGGCGGACCGCTGCTGCGGCTGCGGCGGCAGTTTCACCCTGCAGCACTACGAGATCTCCAAGGCCATCGGGTCCCGCAAGCGGGAGAACATCCTGGCCAGCGGAGCCCGGGTGGTGGCCACCGGCTGCCCGGCCTGCATGCTGCAGCTCACGGACCTGCTCTCCCAGGCCGGTGCCCGGGTGCAGGTGAAGCATGTAGTGGAGATTTACGCCGAGGCCCTGAGACAAGGCGAGTGAGGCCGCCGCAAGCTAGGCCGACGTCTCTTCGGGAAGGCGGCAAAGAAGAGAGTTGTCATTTATCTTTTTATAACGGGAAGAGGGCCAACCTGGGCTGGAACCGTCCTTAAACGCGGTAACTTCGCCGTAATCTGTCCCAAGGGGGCGCCTCAGAAAGGCTTCACCCAGCCGGCATAGAGGGCCAGCCCCAGCCAAGCCCAGTTGTTGGCATAGTAATTGTCCGGGGCTTCAAAATAGCCCCCCTGCTCATCCCGCCGGTAAAAGCTCATGAGCCGCCGGGCCAGGGCGTCGGCCCACTCCCGGTCCCCCGCCGCCAGGGCTGCGGCCAGCACCCCGGCATAGATGACGGGGCTTTCATAGCTCACCAGAGGGCGGCCGTCATAGGCATAGACGGCGGCCAGGCGGCCCTCCGCCTGCCAGCGCGCTTTCAGGAAAGGGAGAAAGCGGGAGGCGAGCACCTGCACCGGCTCCGGGCGGCCGAACCACAGGCGATCCAACGCCAGGCGCCAGGGCAGGCGCACCGCCTCCCAGCCGAAGTGGCTCTCCCGGCCGGGCGCGGGCAGGACCTGGCCGTCGGCCTTCAGGAGAGCCCAGTCGGGGAACAGCCCCACTCCCGGCAGATCACCCAAGCCCTGTCCCAGACGTGCCGCCAGCGGGTAGGTGGCCTCCGCCAGCTCCCGCCAGCGGCTGTCGCCGGTGGCTTCCGCCAGGAGACGGTACGCCGCCGGGAAGAAATACGAGGAGTTGATGAGATAAGGGGGGGCCGCCTCATGCCAGTTGCCCGGTGCCAGGACCGGCGTGCCGTCGGGCAGGCGCACCACCTCCCGCCGCCAGATGTCCGCCGCCACTCGCCGGGCCAAGGCAAGGTAGTCCGGCTCCTGGGCGGGCCGCCAGCCCCGGCGGTGGGCCAGCACCAGGGCCAAAGCAAAGTCCAGGTCAGCGTCCGCAGCGGTGTTGGGGTCCAGCACCCCTGCGGTGCCGTCCCCCCTGGGGCCCCAGTGCCAGGCCAGGAGGTGGTCGCCTAAGCACTTTTCCCGGGAGAGGTGGGTCTCCGTCCAGCGGGCCACCCGGGCAAAGGTCCCCGCGTCCCCGGCCCACACCGCTCGCAACAGCGCATAGGCCTGAGCCTCGGAGATGGTGCCGCCTTGGCGTTCCGGCACCACCACCCGGCCCTCGGGGGTGAGGAAGCGGCGCACATAGCCCTGCCAGGACTCGGCCAGGAGCCGCTCCACCTCCCGGGGCTCCGGAGAGGCGCTGCACGCCGCCAGAATCAGGGCGGCCAGGACCACCCCGAGCCTGCGCCGGCCTGGGGCCGTTAGGCCATTTTTCATGGCCTCACGGGGAAGGATCATGTCCGCTCCACAAGTAAGGGCGCTCATTCCCAAGGTCGGAGCCGTGGAAAACCGTCGGCCCCCAATCTCTCCTCTCTTTAACCGCGTCTTGATTTCCCCCGGCCGCACGGCCCGGAAACATCCTTGACAATCTCAGGTATTTGTGCCACATTATGCCTGAATCCGGCCCGGAAAATCCGTAATTTTGGCGGGGTCAGACGTATTTTTGCCCACATTTTTCCCAATAAAATGAGATAAACGGCATCCGGTTACGACCACGGACCACCGCGATGCCTTTTTTATTGCAGCCTCATGATCACCATCCGCTTGGAAAACGGCGCCAGCCGCCAATGTGAGCCCGGCATCAGTGCGGCCCGGGCGCTGGCGGAGCTGGGCGTCTCCGGTAACCACCACGTGGTGGCTGTCAAGGTGGACGGGGAGCTCAGCGACCTCACCCGGCCCCTCACCCGGGATTGCACCCTGGCCCCGGTGTGGGACACCACCCCCGAGGGCCTGGAGATTCTCCGGCATTCCACCTCCCACCTCATGGCCGAGGCGGTGCGGGCCCTCTTCCCCCAGGCCAAGGTGGCCATCGGCCCGGCCATCGAGTCGGGATTTTACTACGATTTCGATGTGCCGGAACCCTTCAGCCCCGAGGATCTGCCCCGCATCGAAGCCAAGATGGCGGAGCTGGCGGCGAAAGATCTCCCCTTCATCCGGGAGGAGGTGCCCAAAGAGGAAGCCATCCGGCTTTTCCAGGCTCAGGGGGAAGTCTATAAGGTGGAGCTCCTCCAGGAGATCGACCAGGAGCGGGTGAGCCTCTATCGCCAGGGCGATTTTGTGGACCTCTGCCGGGGGCCCCATGTGCCCTCCAGCGGTTACCTCACCGCCTTCAAGCTCACCGCCATCTCCGGGGCCTACTGGCGGGGGGACGAGCGCCGGCCCATGTTGCAGCGCATTTATGGCACCGCCTTCCCCACCCGGGAGGAGCTGGAGCATCACCTCCTGCTCCTGGAGGAGGCCAAGCGCCGGGATCACCGCAAGCTGGGGCGGGAGCTGGGCCTCTTTACCATCGAGGAGGAGGCCGGTCCGGGCCTGGTCATCTACCACCCCAAGGGCGCGCTCTTGCGCAGCCTGCTGGAGGATTTTGAGCGCCGCCAGCACCTGAAGCGGGGCTACCAGATGGTCATGGGCCCCCAGATGCTCAAGGCGGAGCTCTGGGCCCGCTCCGGCCACCTGGAGAATTACCGGGAGCACATGTACTTCACCGAGGTGGAGGGCGTCCAATACGGCATCAAGCCCATGAACTGCGTGGCCCACATGCTCATCTACAAATCCCGGGTGCGCAGTTACCGGGAGCTGCCGTTGCGCTTCTTTGAGCTGGGCACGGTGCTGCGCCATGAGCGCTCCGGCGTGCTCCACGGCCTCACCCGGGTGCGCCAGTTCACCCAGGACGATGCCCACATCCTCTGCACCCCCGAGCAGGTGGAGGGGGAGATCCTGGGGGTGCTGGACTTCGTGGCCGATGTCATGGCCATCTTCGGCTTTGACTACGAGGTGGAGCTCTCCACCCGGCCGGAGAAGTCCATCGGCACCGACGCCGACTGGGAGCTGGCCACCAACGCCCTGATCGGCGCCCTAAAGAGCAAGGGCCTCAGCTTCGCCGTGTGCGAGGGCGAGGGCGCCTTTTACGGCCCCAAGATCGACATCAAGCTCAAGGACGCCCTGAACCGCCGCTGGCAGTGCGCCACCATCCAGTGCGACTTCACCCTCCCGGAGCGCTTCGATCTCACCTATGTGGGCGCCGACGGCGGCAAACACCGGCCGGTGATGCTCCACCGGGTGATTCTGGGCTCCCTGGAGCGCTTCTTGGGGGTGCTCATCGAGCACTATGCCGGCGCCTTCCCCATGTGGCTGGCCCCGGTGCAGGTGATCCTGCTGCCCATCACCGAGCGGGTGCACCCCTACGCCCTGGAGGTGGCCGAAAAGCTCCGGGCCGCGGAGCTGCGGGTGGAGGTGGATCTGCGCCCCGAGACCCTGCGCTACAAGATCCGGGAGGCCCAGGGGCAGAAAATTCCCTATATGGTGGTGATCGGGGACCGGGAGGCGGCCCAGGGCACGCTCTCCCCCCGGCTCCGGGACGGCACCGAGCTCAAGGACGTTCCCCTGGCGGAGTTCATCCCCCGCCTGGCGGCGGAGAGCCGGGTGCCGGAACCGGGGCGGCCCCAAAATCCTTAAAGGAGGTGCGGTCATCCAGAAACAGCGTGTGCGGATCAATCAGCAGATCAGGGCGTCGGAGGTCCGGCTCATCGGCCCCGACGGCCAGCAGGTGGGCATTGTGCCTTTAAAGGAGGCCCTGGCCTACGCCGCCGAGCACAACCTGGACCTGGTGGAAGTGGCCCCCATGGCCACCCCGCCGGTCTGCCGGGTCATGGACTACGGCAAGTTCAAGTATGAGCAGGCCAAGAAGCAGCAGGAGGCCCGGCGCCGGCAGACCACCATCCAGGTGAAGGAGGTCAAGATCCGGCCGAAGATTGAAGAACACGACATGGCCTTCAAGCTGAAAAACATCCGCCGCTTTCTGGCCGACAAGGACAAGGCCAAGATCACCATGATCTTTCGGGGCCGGGAGATGGCCCACCAGGATCGGGGCTATGCCATCCTGCGCCGCATGGCCGAGGAACTGGCGGATGTGGCCGTGGTGGAGCAGGAACCCAAAGCGGAAGGCCGCACTCTGTTTATGATCGTCGCACCCAAAGCCACCTGAAAAATACCGTTGCCCTGAGGGCCGGCCCGGTTTATAAATAAAAGGTTTTGAGGAGGGGTTAGTTCGCCCTTTTTCAGGTTCCCCTGATCCGCAGCCACGACCTGCGGGGGAACTGACACCCCGCCCTCCCCGAAAGACCAGAGATCCCACACGAGGGACTGACATGCCGAAACTGAAAACGCATCGCGGCGCTGCCAAGCGTCTCAAGCCCACTGCCTCCGGGCGTCTGAAGCTCAAACAGCCGGGCCTGCGCCATCTGTTGACCGGCAAGCCCCGGAAGCGCAAACGGCAGCTGCGCACTCCGGCCTATGTCCACCCGGCGGACCAGAAACGGATGCAGCGCCTGCTACCTTACCTGTAAGCGAGGAGTGTCGTCATGCCCCGCGTCAAGAAAGCCGTGGCCTCCCGGGCCCGGCGCAAGAAATATCTCAAGATGGCCAAGGGCTATGTGGGGGGGCGCCGCCGCCTCTACCGCACTGCCCGGGAAACCGTGGAGCGGGCCTTGGCCTATGCCTACCGGGACCGCAAGGTGCGGAAACGGGAGTTCCGCAGCCTCTGGATTGTGCGCCTCAACGCCGCCCTGCGCCCCTTGGGCCTCTCCTACAGCAAGTTCATCGGCGGCCTCAAGAAAGCCAATATCGCCCTGGACCGCAAAGTCCTGGCCGACCTGGCGGTGCACGACCCCGCCGGCTTTGCCCGGGTGGCGGAGCTGGCCCGCCAGACAGTGTGAGGCCCCACGTGAAAAGCCGTGGGCAGGGGTGGTTTGATTAATCCGCCCCTTGCCCTCCCCTTAGTAAGGGGTGAGGGATGGGGGCTTAGGCGCAGGGGGCGGCGATCCCTGGCCCCTTCCCCCAAAGACTGGCGTCCCCAGGTGATCTTGCATAAAGCGGGAAGATGATTTCCACCCCACACGAGGTAGCGGAGCTCCAGAAACAGGCCCTGGCAGAGCTGGCCGCAGCCCAGGAGGCCGACGCGGTGGAGGCGCTCAGGGTCCGGTATCTCGGCCGCAAAGGCAGCCTCACCCAGATCCTGCGCACCCTGAAGGACCTGGACCCGGCGGTGCGCCGGGAAGTGGGCCGCCTGGCCAACGAGGCCAAGGAGGCCCTGGAGGCCGCGGTGGCGGCCCGCCTCAGGGCCCTGAAGCTGGCCGCCCACGCCCGGGAAGTGGCCGCCATCGACGTCACCCTCCCCGGCCGGCGCCCCCCCTTGGGCCGCCTCCACCCCTTGACCCGCATCATGGCGGAGATCTGCGACATCTTCCTCAGGCTGGGGTTTGAGGCGGTGGAGGGCCCCGAAGTGGAGCTGGACTGGTACAACTTCGAGGCCCTGAACATCCCCCCGGACCACCCCGCCCGGGACATGCAGGACACTTTCTATTTCACCGACAAGGTGCTCCTGCGCACCCACACCTCCCCCATGCAGATCCGGGTGATGGAGAAGCGCCGGCCGCCGGTGCGCATCATCGCCCCGGGCAAGGTCTATCGCCGGGACTCGGACATGACGCATTCCCCTATGTTCCATCAGGTGGAGGGCCTTTTGGTGGACCGCCGGGTCACCTTCGCGGACCTCAAAGGCGTGCTCACGGAGTTTGTGCACCAGCTCTTCGGCCCCGAGGTCTCCCTGCGTTTCCGGCCCAGCTACTTCCCCTTCACCGAGCCCTCGGCGGAGATCGACATCGCCTGCGTCATCTGCCGGGGGGAGGGCTGTCGGGTCTGCAAGGTCACCGGCTGGCTGGAGGTGCTGGGCGCCGGCATGGTCCACCCCGCGGTCTTTGAGGCCGTGGGCTACGACCCCGAGGAATACACCGGCTTCGCCTTCGGCCTGGGCGTGGAGCGCTTCGCCATGCTCAAGTACGGCATCGACGACATCCGCCTGTTCTACGACAACGACCTCCGCTTCCTGAGGCAGTTCTGAGCTTTATGGGGGAGGGCCAGGGGTCGCGGACCCCTGCCCTCCCCCATACCCCCTCCCAACCCCATGAGGAAAAAAGAAGGCCGGGAGCCTGATGGCCCCCGGCCTGTAGCTTTTCTTTGCGGCACATGGAGAAGGCGCAGCTCACCTTCGCCTAAGCGTTGGCCAACACGACACCTGCCATCCTCTTTCCCTCGCCACTGCATGATCCGGGGAAGGTTCTCCCCGAAGCCGCTTCCAGCCTCAGCCCCGGATGCCCAGCTCCCGCATCACCTCCTGGTGGAATTTGATGGACTGGGCTTCGTTCCCCAGAATCCCGAAGCGCACCTTGACGGTGGTGATGTTGTTGGGTTTGGCCTCCAAGGTGATCTTCACCGTGGTGTCCGGCGCCTGGATGGCCTCAATGCGGGACTCCAAAGCACCATACTGCTGCGCCGTCACCCTGAGATTAAGCTTGCGGCAAGCACCCAGGCAGGCGTTGTAGGTCTCCTGCATGCTCCGGGGGTAGTCCTGCTCCATGGTGCCTTCAATGTATTTGTAAGTCCCCAGCCCCGCCGCGGCCCCTACCCCCATGAGGGCCATGGCGGCACAGCCGCTGTTCAAAGCCAGGATAAGCGCCAGCGCTAATACCTTCCCTGAAAGTCTGCCGTTCATAACCCCCCCCTTTTGTTCCCCTTTTTCAGGACTTATGCCACGTCCCCGGGTCCATGTCAACCGCCTTTCGCCTGTGCCTGCCCGAAGTCGCAAAATGGCAAAAGTGGGCAGGCCGGACACAGGGGTTTGCGGGCGGTGCAGATCTGCCGGCCGTGCCAGATCATCTGGTGCGAGAAGCTGGTCCATTTTTCCCGGGGGATGAGTTCCATGAGCTCAAACTCGATCTTCACCGGATCCTTCTGGCGGGTGAGCCCCAGGCGCTGGGCCACCCGCCCCAGATGCGTGTCCACCACGATGCCCGGGATGCCGAAGGCGTTTCCCAGGATGACATTGGCGGTCTTGCGGCCCACACCGGGGAGCTTGACCAGGTCCTCCAGGGAGGGGGGTATCTCTCCCCCGAACTTCTCCACCAGCTCCCGGCTGATGGCCTTCAGCGCCTTGGCCTTGTTGTGGTAAAAGCCGGTGGGCCTAATGGCCGCCTCCAGCTCCTCCAGGGGCGCGGCCACCATGGCCGCGGCATTGGGATACTGGCGGAAGAGCTCCGGAGTCACCTGATTGACCCGCTCATCGGTGCATTGGGCCGAGAGCACCGTGGCCACCAGGAGCTCCCAGGGATTGCGGAAATCCAGGGTGCAGTGGGCCGTGGGGTAGTGCTCCTCCAACAATTTCAGGATAGCTGCTGCTTTGTCCTTCAGGGGCAGACGCTTTCCTGCCATGGTGGCCTCCTTTCGTCCGACAAAAAGCGCTTCAGGGCTGCCCGGTTACGCCTCATTTGGCCCCCTCCCGGCGGCGCCTCGAGGTCAGCCCCCGGCCGGCCGCCGGAGCAGAAGGCGCAGGGCATCATGGGCCTCGGGGATGCGGAGACGCAAAATGAGCAATCCGTACACTCCCACGCCGGCGGCCACAGCGGCGGCCACGGCTAAGAGGCGGCCCAGCACCCCCGCCGGGACAAGACCCGCCACAGCGTGGTGCACCGTGAGGGCCGCGCCGGCCATGACGCCGGTGGCCAGCCCCACCTTGACCAAAGTGACCAAAAGCTCCCTTAAAGGCAGGCCGTCCAGCCGCCGATGCAGCAGGGCCAGCAGGAAAAGCAGGCTGACGTTGCTGGCCAGGGACATGGACAGGGCGATGGCCCGGTGCTGCAGCGCCTCCAGGGTGAGGTGGATGAACACCAGGTTGGCGGCCACATTGAGAAAGCTCCCCGCCACCGGGATGGCCGTGTTGTTCAAGGCATAAAAGATGGGCACCAGGATCTTGTTGGCCGAGAAGGCAAAGAGCCCCAGGGTGTAAAAGACCAGGGCCGCGGCGGTCTGGGTGGTGTCATAGGCGGTGAAGCGGCCGTATTGGTAGATGAGGGCACAGATGGGCTCGGCCAGCACCGCCAGCCCCGCCGCCGCCGGCAGGGTGAGAAGCATGGCCAAAGAGAGGGCGGCGCGACAGGCGTCCCGGAGCCCGGCCACATCCTCCCGGGCCGCCAGGCGGGAGGCCAGGGGCAGCGTGGCCACCGACAGGGCCACCCCGAAGAGCCCCTGGGGCAGGTGGTCCAGGCGGTAGGCGTAGTTCAGCCAGGAGATGGAGCCTTCCGGGCAGCGGGCGGCGTAGAAGGTGTTGATGAAGATATTGATCTGCGCCGCCGACAGCCCCAGCACCGCGGGCAGCATGAGGCGGAAGATCTGGCGCAGGCCCGGATCCCAGGGGTCGCATACCGCCCGGAAGCGAAAGCCCACCCGGAACAGGAGCGGCACCTGGACCAGGAGCTGGAGGAGGCCGCCGATGAGGGTGCCCACCGCCATGCCCACAATGGGGGGCTGGCCCACGTGGGGCGCCACGAAACTCAGCCCCACCCCGGCCACAATGGAGCCCAGATTGAAAAAGCTGGAGGCCAAAGCCGGAAGGAAGAACTTTCCCTTGGTATTGAGAATCCCCATGACCAGGGCGGCCAGAGAGACGAGGAGCAGGAAGGGAAACATGATGCGGGTCATGAGGGCGGTGAGCTCCAGTTTTCCCGGCACCTGGCCGAAATCCGGCGCCATCAGGCCCACCAGGGCGGGGGAGAAGTAAATCCCCGCCAGGGTGAGGCCGCCCACCACGATCATGAGAAAAGTCAGGACATTGTTGGCCAGCCGCCAGGTGCGCTCCGGCCCCTCTTTGGCGTCGTATTGGGAAAAGACGGTGACAAAGGCGGTGCTCAAGGCCCCCTCGGCGAAGAGGTCCCGGAGGAGATTGGGGATGCGGAAGGCCACCACAAAGGCGTCGATGGCCCGGCCGGCGCCGAAAAAACCGGCAAAGACCTGCTCCCGCACCAGGCCCAGCAGGCGGCTGATGAGGACCGCCAGGCTCATGCTGCCGGCGGCCCGGGCGATGCTGCGAGTGGGCGGGGAGGTACTCACGGAGCGGACCGGGGTGATCCCGGGCGGTTCATGGACGCCGCCTCATCCCCGGCCGGGGGGCCATGGATCTCAGCAGGGTTCGGAAGCAGGGCCAATAAAACGGCGGCATCACAGCCGGAGGCCGGGGCTTACCCGGTGCGGGAGGATTTGATCCCGGTCTTTCGGGACTTCCCGGGGGTTTTGGCCACCCCCTTGTCCTTGCTTGAGGTCTTCTCCTTGGGGCTGGCCTTGGCCAAGGGAGCTTTCTTGCCGCCGGGCGCGGGGGCCCGGAGATTTTTGGGTTTCCCGGGCCGGGGCTTTACCGCGGAAGCGGCCTTCTCCGGCAGCATCAGGGCCGCCGGGGCCTCGGGATGCACCAGCACAAAAGTAGGCCGGGCCGCCTCCACCGCCGGAGCCGGGGGCTCCAGGCGCACCTCCGGCTGAAGCTGCCGCAAGCCTTCCCCGGGGGTGAGACCGACAATGCCCGCCAGACGGAGGTCCTTGCCCGGCTCCTCCGGGGCGCCGGTGATCAGTAGCCACGTGAGGCAGAGGACTGACCCGGCTCCCGCGGCCAAGGAGATCCAGGAGAGGCGGCCGGAGCGGCACCCACGACGGCCTGAGGCCGAACGCCGGGGGACCAGGCTCAGCAGGGCATAGACGGCATAGGCACCGAGAATGAACAGGAAGGTCGGCAACAACTTTTCCACCCCCTCAAGCTGGGCCACCATACCAAGATTTTTTGCCGCCGTCAACTCCCCCTTTTCTGATCGGCACAATTTCTTCTCGGCTAAATTATGAGAGATACAGCAGTTTTTCCCCTGCCAGAGAAATTCCCGTCAAATTGGTCAAAATAAGTAAACCCGGATATGCAAGCCGGGGGAGGGCCCGGGGGGCTTCCCGAGGAGGAGGCAAAGCGTCGGGAAGCCTTGCCATGGTCGACTCCCCTTAAAGCTTATTCCGGGAAAAATTAGTCTCTTTTCAGGGATTCCCCTGTCAGAATCTTGACGCCCACAGGAAATTGAGATACAAAAGCCTCATGGGCAACCGGACCGCCATTCTGCTGGTGGAGGATGACCCCAGCCAACGGGAGCTCCTGGCCGGGATTCTCCGGCAGGAGGGCTTTGAGGTGGAGGCGGTGGCCGACGGCGAGACCGGCTTGGCCCGCCTCCAGGAGGGCCCCTTCGACCTGGTGCTCACCGACCTCATCCTCCCGGGGCTGGGGGGCATGGACCTGTTGTCCCATATTGTGCGCCACTGGCCGGAAACCAAATGCATCATCCTCACCGGCTTTGCCACGGTGAAGAATTCCGTCACGGCCATGCGCCTGGGGGCCTATGACTACCTGCAGAAACCGGTGGACCGCCAGGAATTGAGCCTGGTGGTGCGCCGGGCCCTGGAGCACCGGCGCCTGGAGCAGGAAAACCTGCGCCTCAAAAAGCAGCTCTGCCGGCGCTTCGGCTTTGCCAACATCATCGGCGCCAGTGAGCCCATGCAGCAGGTCTTCGAGCTGGTGCGCAAGGTGGCGGACAGCGACTCCACCGTGCTCATCCTGGGGGAATCCGGCACCGGCAAGGAGCTCATCGCCCGGGCCCTGCATTACAACAGCTCCCGGCGCCATGGGCCCCTCATCCCGGTGAATTGCGCCGCCATCCCGGAGGAGCTCCTGGAGAGCGAGCTCTTCGGGCATGAGCGGGGCGCCTTCACCCATGCGGTGCGCACCCGCATCGGCCGCTTCGAACAGGCCAACGGCGGCACCATCTTCCTGGATGAAATCGCCGACATGAGCCCCACCCTGCAGGTCAAGATCCTCAGGGTGCTACAGGACCGGGCCTTTGAGCGTAT is a window of Desulfobaccales bacterium DNA encoding:
- the thrS gene encoding threonine--tRNA ligase, whose amino-acid sequence is MITIRLENGASRQCEPGISAARALAELGVSGNHHVVAVKVDGELSDLTRPLTRDCTLAPVWDTTPEGLEILRHSTSHLMAEAVRALFPQAKVAIGPAIESGFYYDFDVPEPFSPEDLPRIEAKMAELAAKDLPFIREEVPKEEAIRLFQAQGEVYKVELLQEIDQERVSLYRQGDFVDLCRGPHVPSSGYLTAFKLTAISGAYWRGDERRPMLQRIYGTAFPTREELEHHLLLLEEAKRRDHRKLGRELGLFTIEEEAGPGLVIYHPKGALLRSLLEDFERRQHLKRGYQMVMGPQMLKAELWARSGHLENYREHMYFTEVEGVQYGIKPMNCVAHMLIYKSRVRSYRELPLRFFELGTVLRHERSGVLHGLTRVRQFTQDDAHILCTPEQVEGEILGVLDFVADVMAIFGFDYEVELSTRPEKSIGTDADWELATNALIGALKSKGLSFAVCEGEGAFYGPKIDIKLKDALNRRWQCATIQCDFTLPERFDLTYVGADGGKHRPVMLHRVILGSLERFLGVLIEHYAGAFPMWLAPVQVILLPITERVHPYALEVAEKLRAAELRVEVDLRPETLRYKIREAQGQKIPYMVVIGDREAAQGTLSPRLRDGTELKDVPLAEFIPRLAAESRVPEPGRPQNP
- the infC gene encoding translation initiation factor IF-3 encodes the protein MRINQQIRASEVRLIGPDGQQVGIVPLKEALAYAAEHNLDLVEVAPMATPPVCRVMDYGKFKYEQAKKQQEARRRQTTIQVKEVKIRPKIEEHDMAFKLKNIRRFLADKDKAKITMIFRGREMAHQDRGYAILRRMAEELADVAVVEQEPKAEGRTLFMIVAPKAT
- a CDS encoding glycosyl hydrolase family 8; this encodes MILPREAMKNGLTAPGRRRLGVVLAALILAACSASPEPREVERLLAESWQGYVRRFLTPEGRVVVPERQGGTISEAQAYALLRAVWAGDAGTFARVARWTETHLSREKCLGDHLLAWHWGPRGDGTAGVLDPNTAADADLDFALALVLAHRRGWRPAQEPDYLALARRVAADIWRREVVRLPDGTPVLAPGNWHEAAPPYLINSSYFFPAAYRLLAEATGDSRWRELAEATYPLAARLGQGLGDLPGVGLFPDWALLKADGQVLPAPGRESHFGWEAVRLPWRLALDRLWFGRPEPVQVLASRFLPFLKARWQAEGRLAAVYAYDGRPLVSYESPVIYAGVLAAALAAGDREWADALARRLMSFYRRDEQGGYFEAPDNYYANNWAWLGLALYAGWVKPF
- the rplT gene encoding 50S ribosomal protein L20, translated to MPRVKKAVASRARRKKYLKMAKGYVGGRRRLYRTARETVERALAYAYRDRKVRKREFRSLWIVRLNAALRPLGLSYSKFIGGLKKANIALDRKVLADLAVHDPAGFARVAELARQTV
- a CDS encoding (Fe-S)-binding protein translates to MPDLRALAALVRKLDDQIAMCMRCGMCQAVCPLFAETGREADVARGKLALLDGLARELFSRPQAVQDRLSRCLLCGSCAAHCPSGVKVLDIFFQARAILAGYLGLPAWKRALFRGLLARPGLFHRILDWGSRLQGIFIRPVDDLVGSSCARFLSPLLQDRHFKPLAPEPFHRLVPARDSAPGAAGLKVALFVGCLIDKIFPQVGQDALTVLEHHGVGVYLPPEQGCCGIPALAGGDLEAFHRLVRHHLTLFGDRPYDYLVTACATCAATLRQLWPMLTQDYPEAQRHQIARLAARTLDLSQFLVQQVGLKSGLPSQGSEPVPLTYHDPCHLKKSLGVAAEPRALIAANPAYRLTEMAEADRCCGCGGSFTLQHYEISKAIGSRKRENILASGARVVATGCPACMLQLTDLLSQAGARVQVKHVVEIYAEALRQGE
- the rpmI gene encoding 50S ribosomal protein L35; translation: MPKLKTHRGAAKRLKPTASGRLKLKQPGLRHLLTGKPRKRKRQLRTPAYVHPADQKRMQRLLPYL
- the pheS gene encoding phenylalanine--tRNA ligase subunit alpha, which gives rise to MISTPHEVAELQKQALAELAAAQEADAVEALRVRYLGRKGSLTQILRTLKDLDPAVRREVGRLANEAKEALEAAVAARLRALKLAAHAREVAAIDVTLPGRRPPLGRLHPLTRIMAEICDIFLRLGFEAVEGPEVELDWYNFEALNIPPDHPARDMQDTFYFTDKVLLRTHTSPMQIRVMEKRRPPVRIIAPGKVYRRDSDMTHSPMFHQVEGLLVDRRVTFADLKGVLTEFVHQLFGPEVSLRFRPSYFPFTEPSAEIDIACVICRGEGCRVCKVTGWLEVLGAGMVHPAVFEAVGYDPEEYTGFAFGLGVERFAMLKYGIDDIRLFYDNDLRFLRQF